TAATTTCTATAAATGACAAAATCAGAAAATCAATTAACAAAAGTGGTGGAGACACTGTAACTGTGACACTTTACTTGTTGACTTCAAAGGAGCAAATAACTGAGAGAGAAATTTTAGAGACATTAAAAGAATCAGGGGTATTAAAAGCGTTTAAAAAACTAACGGAAGCCGAGCGGAATGAAATGATTAGAAAAATCACCGCACTTAAATCGGAAGACGAGCAAGTTAAAATTATTTTGAAATACATTAACCAACTAAGTAAAAATAATGATTAAGCAGACATCTCTTGACTTCCTTTCAAAACTCAAACTAAACAATTCAAGGGAATGGTTTGAACAAAATAGAGACTTGTACGAAAATTACAAAAGCGACATACTTCAATTAACTGAAAATCTTTTGAAAGAATTATCAAAGATAGACCAATCAATTTTACAAGCCAACTTAGACCCTAAAAAATGCTTGACGAGAGTAAACCGAGATTTAAGATTTTCAAAAGATAAGACACCTTATAAAAACTATGTCTTAGTAGTTTTTAATAAGAATTATCCACAACCAAACAAAGCAGGATATTTTATTCATATAGAACCAGGCAATTGTTCAGTTGGTGGTGGAGTTTGGCAGACAACACCTGAATATTTAAAGAAAATTCGTCAAGAGATTGACTACTCATTTACAGACATCAACAAAATCATTACTGCCCCTGAATTTCAAAAATCATTCCCAAACGGAATACAAGGTGTTGGAAAACTTAAAAAAATGCCAGACGGATATGACGAAACTAATCCAGCAAGTGAACTTCTGAAAATGAAAGGATTTTGTACAAAAGAACCGCTTAATGACAAGATAATGACAAGTAAAGACTGTATTAAAACTGTTAGGGACTTTTTCAAAACAACAAAACCAATTATTGACTACATAAACAAAGCAATCGAGTATGACGAGTAATAGCCCATTCGCTAACATTAAGCCGTTTTGCAACAGCGGGGCTTTCGTAGTTCTATGAAACTAAAGTACTAAATTCAATCTTGTTTAGCTAATGAAGTTTAGTCCTAAAAATCCCAGCCTTCACCAAACGCCAAAATCGTTTCAGTTTAAATATTTCCCACTTTTTAGTTAACAAAAAAAAACCGATCCGCAAATCTAATGCTCTTCTGGCTTAGTAAAGTTCAAGCCCTGTGGGTTTTGATGATGAATGTCTGTTTCGTAGAAAAATTGACAGCGTCAATTTAAGACATGAACCGTGCTGCACATCAGCACGGCGTATTGGAAAGCTTTATCGGATGACATTCATCACCAAAAAACTTGACAAAGCCGCCCGCCCGCATTTTTGCTGCTTATCGGTTTTTATTTATGATATGTCATGTTTTGGGGGGGCACCACTGGACCAACAAGAAACTTCAAATAACTGCCAATCAACAAACTACATTGACTTCAGCATAATGCCTATTGATCAAAGTGAGCATTCCAAATCATATCAGCATCTCCAAATTAGCAGATCCACCAAATTAGCAAATCGGCAATTAAAGCAATTCCGCAAATACACCAAATTAGCAATTCTGCATTCCATTAAGCAGCAGTTGTAAACCCGCCCGCTTTTCTACCACACAAAACAGATACAAAGTTAGCTACGGGAACTGAAACGTGTATGGTCCACTACGTTCTCCACCATACACTTATTCATTCCCTCACGCTGTCAGGTATCCGTTAGTATGGTCTAGTTGGCTGTACACTTAGTTTTTCATTTTTATATTCCTATTATTATGAGTACAGTAGTTGCTTCAGTTCGCCGTTTTGATTATGGCTCGTTATTTACCAGTGCCACAGTATTTAATGCTAGTTGTGAGCATGTTCCTTTTGGTGAGTTCGTTCGTTCATGTGTTGCTCGTCATTTAGCTTGTGATTGGGGTGATTGTTGTCCAGATGATGCTGCCCTCAATGATGCTGCCTTGGTAGATGGTAGTCGTATTTTTTCAGTATATCATATTCCATCAGGTTTGTATGGTTTAGATAGTAAGATTTGGATTATTACAGAGTCTAGTAGAGAGTACACTACAGTTATCTTTCCATCAGAGTATTAGTCCAACATCATTAGTAGTCTTGGGTATTTTGCTCGGGACTATTTTTTTATTTCACTTATTTTTATTTCACCTATTTAATTTTATACGTATGAGATATACACATCCACTTCCTGAGCTTACATTTGAGCTTGGTAGTATAGTTTTTAGTCCTGGTATTAAAGCAGGATTATTGTCATCATCAGGATTACAGCCTTATTTAGATCATTTCCTAGAGTGTCATGCAGCTACAGATTTTGGTATTATTTCCAGAGCCATGAGATTTGATAATGTATTGGCTGCGTTGATGGATACAGTTGAGTTGACTTCGAGATTCTTCATTCATCCATCTATCTGTCCACCAGAGACAGTTGTCATTGTCACTACCCATCTGGATGAGCGTACTACCACGATCAGGTTTGTATCAGAGCAGCTTTAGGTAGTCCATTAGGTAGCCTTGGTTTTTGATCAGGGCTATCTTTTTTTTTGGCAGAATATCTTAATGGCATTTCAGCTTAATGGTATTGCAATTTTAAATTGCAATCTTAATAAACGAAAAAAGGCCCCGAACCAGCGTCCGGAGCCCAACCCATGCAAAACAAATCAAACTAAAACTCAATCTCCATCCAGTTCGTCAGAGCGTCCACGCTCTGATGCAGTATCATCAGGTTTCCTGCCTGAATCTTTACCGCTCTTTTCCTTTTTGAAGGGAAGCTCCACATTGCCAGGAAATATCTTATGCAATCCCTTCGACACGCCAAAACTGACCATCGCTCCCACACATGCCAGGATACCAGTCTTGATGATATCATGGCCATCTACGATGCCGATGAAAGCGATCAAGGTACCACCGAGTGTTCCCATCGCCTGATCACTATGATGAATTGCCATCCCCATCAGACCCTCCTTCCTTTTTTTCGCCGATGGCATCATCACTTATATTAGTAATCTGACTTACAGCTGTGGCCACACCGCCAGCTGTCACCAGGTACCCACCTAAAGTGACCACCGCAGCTGGAAGCGATACAGGTGCCGTCAACAATACCGTGCCCACACCTGCCATGATCAATCCAATATTTCGCAACACCCTAAAAAATTTGGGCGTTGGTGCCTTCGCCCTATCCATGATTTCACTCATCTTATTAATTTTTTATTTCCAGTTTTCCACCCCTGAAACACTGCATTAGCTCCTCTCTTTTAAGAGAGGCGGGGGTGAGTTTTACTAGAACTGATTTTTAAATAATGTTCCTTCTCATCACTAATTCGCAAATTCTCAATGATATAGTTCAATGCTAATCTGGAATGTTGCCCTTTGCCGTTCCCACTCAAAGAAAACACCGGAGCTATACAGCCCCGGAGTTCCTTCTGAGCATCATTGGCCACATGTACCAGGATACCTGATCTGCCTTTCACACCATCTAGTCTCAGGCACTCTCCGTGTTTTGGATGTTGAATGATGGCCACAGGATAAACTCCTTCCTGCACACACGATATATTTCGCTCATTTTTGGCCCATCTCAATTCAATACTCCGACACACTAGGATACCATTGATCAGCATCTCCCCATCAGTCCAGCCATCCCTATACAACCTTTGAAGCTCAATTACCATCTCAAATCCTTAGATTACATCGATAACTGCCAATGAATTATACCCACCATTCTTGAGAGAATACTGCGTACCATTCACTTCCTGATAAAACTCAATCTGAAGTGTGAACACATGGATACCAGTCGCCAAAGCTGGCGGAGCTGCATGCGTCAGATTGATGTCCACAGACGTGTTGTTGATCTGGATGTTCACAGAGTTGCTGATCAGCGTCTCGAACTCTCCCAACTGGAAATCCATCTTTGACCATCCCGCCTTAAACGTCACATGCGTAGATCCTGGAGCCTTCACCAAGTCCATCATTGGTACCACACCAAGGATGTCCAGCGCACCAGTAGTAGTGTTCAGAGCAAAAGTCTTGAACAAAATACCACTCAAAATCGCGCGATTGTTGAAGTTAAAACCCTTCAGCACAGCTTTACCTTCAGGAAGGTCAAACCCCTCATGGACATGTCTCTCCCCACGGTCATTAGCCGCATCCAGATTTTTCACATCCGTCATCAATCTGGTCAATCTCGACACAACCCGATTGTCACTGGCGGTCATCATTAGATTTCTCAATGCTGTTCTCAACAGCTTCCCTGCACTCGCTGACATTCCGAATTCAGCGCCATTCTCCCTCGTTCGCTGGAATGTAGGATCATTTGCGATCCTATCAGCAGAAACTCCACCTTTGGTCCTTACCAAATAACCATCAGTACTCTTGTAAAATGATAGGTCATCAAGCTTTCCCACCACCTTCAATAATCCACCTTGTTTAGCCATAATGCCACAATTTAAAAAGTTAAATAATACGACAAAGATATAGTCACATTTCCCACGTTACGCCACATTTTAATGCTCTGATATCATAAATGACAATATTTTGCATATATTATCAAACAATAACATATATCTTTAACCGTTTTTTAACATCATTTTCCCACATACAACTTACTTTTGTTCAGTAATTAAAATTCAAACCACTTACACAAAGTGTTTTTACCAACATCTGAGATTTAAATACTCGAGAAATTACACCCACCCACGAAAAACCCTCATAGCATGTATAGTTTATTTAGGATTAATTGTTTAACCTGTATAGCTATTTTAGGACGAGACACCTAGCGAGATGATGTATAGATAGTGTATAGATAGTGTATGGATAGTGTATGGATAGTGTATGACAATAGTATCACCAATTATGGCAAATAAAGTGTAGTATGAGCAAATTTTCAAGACTGATTATATACCCCAAAGATGTCTCCGCCATCACTGGTAAGAACTACAGGACTTCCTGGCTCTTATTAAATAAGATCAAAACCTACTATGGCAAGAAAGATCATCAACCCATTACGGTATTAGAATTTTGTGAATACATGGGTTTGAAAGTAGAAGATGTAATTTCAGTCATGAATTAGAGCACTTATTGTTTACCAAGGGGGAATGGCATTAGGGCTTATTGCGGTGTCTTTTTTGTTTGGAGGCTGTAAAATATTTTGTGTAAACAAAACTTCAAAGAATTATGGCTGAATCAAATTATCCTCAAAGATAATTAAAATTTCATTATGAGTAATATGCCAGTTATGAATTGGCATTGTCCATTTAACTTGAATTTGCTGAATAGCAAGATATACAGATTTCAAGGCTGCCTGATCATTTGGAAAAAGTGTTTTGGTTTTGGTAAATTTTCTGATGGCTCTGTTGAGGCCTTCAATGGTATTAGTGGTATACATAATTTTACGAATGTTAGTAGGATACTGAAACATGGGAGATAGATTTGACCAGTTTGCTTCCCAACTTTTAATGGCATAGGCATATTTAGACCCCCATTTTGCTTTAAAAGCTTCAAAAGCAATGAGAGCAGTTTCCATATTTAAAGCGGCATAAACAGTTTTTAAATCAGCCAGGAAGGCCCTTCTATCTTTCCATGGGACAAACTTCATAGAGTTTCTGATTTGATGAACGATACAAAGCTGGGATACGGTATCGGGGAAAGCAGTTTGAATGGCCTGAGTGAATCCTGTAAGATTGTCAGTGCATGCAATGAGCATCTTTTAACGCCCCTGTCTTTGAGCTCATTTAAGACAGAAAGCCAAAACGCGGCAGACTCGTTGGCGCTCATCCAGATGCCCAAAACCTTTGATCCCATTGGTTTTCAGTCCTATAACGATATAAATACTCTTGTTGATGATTTTATTATCCTGCCGGATTTTAAAACAAATACAATCCATCCAAACGATGTAATAAGTATTATCCAAGGTCTGTTTTGCCATTCCTGGATAGCCGGAATCATTTTGTTTGTAATATCTGAAACAAAGGTTTTAGAAACGTCTAAGCCATAAATTTCCTGAATTTGAGCTGTTATGTCATCGGTGCTCATACCTCTGCTGTAAAGA
The sequence above is drawn from the Saprospiraceae bacterium genome and encodes:
- a CDS encoding DUF1905 domain-containing protein; protein product: MEYLVKDEKLELKYQPGKGAWTYHIQIPNTKHIVGKWGSMKVSGTIDNYKIESINLAKLGDQDKLISINDKIRKSINKSGGDTVTVTLYLLTSKEQITEREILETLKESGVLKAFKKLTEAERNEMIRKITALKSEDEQVKIILKYINQLSKNND
- a CDS encoding DUF2461 domain-containing protein, with protein sequence MIKQTSLDFLSKLKLNNSREWFEQNRDLYENYKSDILQLTENLLKELSKIDQSILQANLDPKKCLTRVNRDLRFSKDKTPYKNYVLVVFNKNYPQPNKAGYFIHIEPGNCSVGGGVWQTTPEYLKKIRQEIDYSFTDINKIITAPEFQKSFPNGIQGVGKLKKMPDGYDETNPASELLKMKGFCTKEPLNDKIMTSKDCIKTVRDFFKTTKPIIDYINKAIEYDE